The Phlebotomus papatasi isolate M1 chromosome 3, Ppap_2.1, whole genome shotgun sequence genomic sequence TCCCGttcatggaaaaaaaatcagagaaaatattttcacagAAGATAAAGTGATTTTAATGGTATTTCCTAAAAGCAAATCCCCCTTAATCCCGTACATCTGATAATTCCACAAGTCAGCACCTTGTGTTCTTCGCTATTCAACACTAAAGAATATACATATCACGTGTGATGAAGGAAAAGTGATTATCGAAGCCACTGCTAAGTAAATTATCGTGTCATGTTCAAAAAATGTCTCGTGAATTCTGTCTAAGCAAGTAAATGTAGCTCTTTGAGGTTTTATCAGTAACTCGTGCTTCTTATCACAAATGAATGATTTGTGGTGAAAAATGATTTCGACTACGCagcaaatttttgcattttcctTAATCCTTCAATTGATTCCGGAACCTTCCAGTgagtaatttcaatttaaaatagaagaatGTTCTTCTTGAGACAGTCATTCTTTATGCGCATTAAAAAGGGTCgtctaaaatcaatttgtaaCACTCTCAGGTGGAGATTGGGAAAAAATGTAGCTTGATATCCGCAAAATGAAGtacaatttttgttaaatttgattaattttctttaaacaaaTTCACAATTTCATAAATTAGTTCAAATTCTCTtctttttaatcagatataaTTATCCTAATCCATGCTTATTAGCATTGCTTTTTATCTTGGTTTcggttaattttattttaagaagtTTACATACTTCTTGGCGTAAATCGAAGAATTAATCCACAGCAATTTTTCGAAAGCTTCCAACAATAGCCGTATCGAGATCAGCATCGTAACTGTTGCCAAAATTCACTGTGTTTTTTGAAACCTCAATATCCATTGAACTAACTGCAAGAATTTCTTCCCGAGACTCAAGAAGACGCATCTTGAATTCCTTTACAATCTCATTTGATGTTAACTTTCCCCCAATTTCCTTGGGGAAAATCTCAGATCCCAATTCCTGGAACACTTCATCCCATTTATTGACGATCTGTGGAAAGGAAGTTCACTGAAATGTTTTTCAAATCGGGGGTTTTTAGTACTGTTTTACAACACCGTAAcatttaggggagaccggggtaagattagccaccaaataaaatttttcattgcgtataatttgtacaaagaacatttgtatgaggctgataaatatttcaatgaataggatgggaagtataaatttagaaatgtttattttaccctgcagtattgatctgaaatcggtgtaaatatatgctttttaggtgtattaggggttaaagttacgctttttcatgttaattttacccttaaaaaggtttaaaattaatattaaaaaatgttgatatatttttatacctaaacagtgttaaaattatgaggaaaaaaagttaatcgcacccccatttttttctcagtgaagataccactatctaatacaatacgtggctaattctaccccggtctcccctactaaaatCTTTTctcgaattttacataaacaaTATACTAATTACGGGCGTGGGAGGTAATTTTCTTCAAGGAGGGTAAAAATTCCAGGTCATGAGAAATTAGAGAGatacaaaacttaaaaaaagcgataaatttcaatatcattTAGACgcttttgtaaattttcttttacatcaATATTAAATaccaaatattattaaatttctccaaaaaatgcaaaattcgaTAAATTTCAACAGgtttttaaatgaatatgagtaggggaaagtcgtctgccttcaaacgaaaaatggagttccaaatttaagatttttttctgaagaatccacaaaatggattttattttctactacaccaaaaaattctcttgttcattcggcgtatatgattacctcatttagcacttgcaagtcctcagtttttccttctgaggaaattaaaaaagtgatgtcgatttgtatgaaggcagctggcatagtctgccttcaaacgcgaggcagctgcctttaaatgtttttttttcactgagaatattgaatcaataaaactaaatgggctataaatgaataggttgaagcctaacgcactcactaaaatcatcactgcagtcaaaagacattaaacaataacttttcttcacatttttctgaagcactgttttgcacttgaaaatttggaagaaaaagccattgaagttgacaattgtcaacttgaaacatcccggccggaacaagatagcaggttataagtatttgtatgacgttcgtcagagaaaagtaggagttcgatttcacatgttttgatgtatggaaagataggatttaaaggcacacgacattagcatttaaaggctgctgcagggtgatatttgcaaatttttgccacccacaaaaattgtgtcatctgaaccaaaatgtattaacagaaatattaagcctgattaaccttctgtgtgtcacaatggaagatttatttgtaaaatgatttttactatgaaaaatcacatgatttgtggaacatcaaaattacagtttagagctcattttcattttttttaatctagcatctaggaaataggagctaggctctccattttttgatgatttgtgaggatgatggatatctacctaatagttaatagaatataatttatgcttttgagaacaacgaaaaaatcgcaacatttgaaggctgctgcatttaaaggcagacgactttcccctatgagtttttagaaaaatttattaaaactgcaaaatttatttatatcaaaataaGATCCTTAAATATagacatattttttctaaattccaaattgtgaaatattttatttctttcaaaaatatacaatatttattaaaagaatttactataatataaaataatacaccTGATTTCTAGGTATTATTTTGTAGAGAGCTTGGAAGAGAGCGGTTTTTGAGTTttcaatgaattaaaaaaatatttatttttaattgtccAATAGAGAGCGAGCAagataaacattttttctaatttattcttGAAGTTTTGTAGTgatttttaattagttaatGGGTTAAGTGGACcaaaaagactggaaaacacaatattttcacaattttttttattcaacataataaatatttattttaattttagttcttaaGTGTATGAAAGTACTGCAtgttaactatattttctgaaatttttatttaaatactgaTAAGTACTTCAGCAAAGTGATATTATAAGGTACTGAGCCTTCTATAAAGGTCCTGcattctttcaaaatttaatttgttaaaatgacttatttttaaaagtattctcTGTTTAAAAATATCCAATTAAAACTATTGAAAAGCTCACTTTAGTGAGTTCTAGTGTCTAAGGGAGTGTGACgcaaattattttttgcgaaGATTATTCAAGAAGTCAAATATAATTTCCAAAGCGTCAAACAGATATTAtgagattttaaaaatgttacGGTATTCTAAAGAAATCTCCTTCCAACCTTACCTTTATACGGCTCCTGAGCTTGGTGCTGAGGAATGTCAGAAGTATCTGGAAAAGAGCACTTGCAAAAGATGGCATGTttacaaaaaagattttttggaagCGCAATGGAAAGGCTTTTTGCAAACACTGGGCAAAATCTTTAAGCCTCGGAGGAGTCCAGATTGAAGTATAAGCAAGATTTTGATTTGTACAATCAATCACCATAACAACCCCATTAGTCTGCGAATGCTCATCGATAGTCAAGTGTTCAAAAGTCAAATTACAAATTCTTAAAGAATTTACAGCACTACATTTGTCCACAGTAAAATTTCCAACTTGATAAAATATCACCGGACGTCCTTCCTTGTCCGTATTCGGAAGAACAAAAACACAATTGTTgtcgaaaaaatatttcagttcaGGTAGTTCACAATTAAGTGTCTCAAAAAGTTGCGGAAGAGTTTTTCGAATGGTGAGATAATTTTCGAGGAGTTCACAGGCTTCCAGAACGGAAAACTTTTTAGTCCTGAGAAATCTGAGGAGAAACTTATCATCCGTTCTGCATTCCTTGATCTTCGGATGCTTCGAAATCCATTCTTTTAGTTGACTTATAGCCTGTTTGCGTAGAATTTCgttctctttaaattttatttgggaACCCAtattagctttaaaaacttattcacTGAGATAAAGAGACACAACTATACTCAATTGAAGCAGAAATGTGACTGAGGATCTTGTAACATATACTATGCACATCAAAAATCAATGCATTTGATAAGATTTCACATAAATTAATTCTATAAAATTGAGTTGAAAAATACAGATGGAAACTATGGAATAGGAAAACTTGTTTTAAGGAAATCCTACATATATAGGACCATTACATGAATTTTATTATATGATTCAATTAACATTGATTACAATGAAGTATTTCTAttatgaaatactttttttaaattttatatcgaTTAATATACTTCCACATTACGCACAATTCAACTCCGTAAAACAATTGTACACTATAAATATTCATAAATAAACAATCGCaaaaaattttgagataataaaACCTTAAATTACTTTGGATTCTGGGAAGTgcctaatttaaatgaaattcataACAAAATGAGTCATTTGATTAACCAAAATggacaattttattgctcgtagTTTGTTGTGCTCATGAAAATAGTTCAATGATATCAAGAATTTTATTACACTCTCTATCCTTGACCATATACTCAGTGCTCCGTTAACAAGTTTGTAATCTCTTTTTATGATCAGAGTTGAACTCAGCAGATTAAGTTATTACAacatcttttgagaaaaaaaaatctagaatatttttctacagtagagtctctcaaatctgaatctctcaaattcgaacgccgtttggaatcaaaatgtcaattgtgaggttatgttaggaAGTTCGtaattcttggtgaatgaaaatcatatttatgtgcttcttcctgaatatttacatacattatggtcgtgtaaaatgaaaaggaagtatgttaccactaagacttgcgagaaagtacgggaatttgattcaaagtacaattcaatctcacacaaatttcgttagttttgaaaaaatcgttcgaatttgggaggtgagaaatgtcaaaaataccccctgagcgttcgaatttaggagactctactgtattaggtgagattcttaacaatctcacctactataatcctaacaaaatctcatgtcctccgattggccccaaactttgccagaatgtgtttcgacactttctgatcacgaatatatggatggctaaaaaccgttcccgtccgtccgtccgtccgtccgtccgtccgtccgtccgtccgtccggccgctctttggagcttaatagctcctaaactaaaagagatatcgacttgcggttttcggcaaaggttatatatcgtataaaaattgcaacttggtgcattgaccccccaccccccacccctccttccgccattttgaatacccccctttttttgtttttttaatggatccgcccctatggtatcgatcgagctcaaattttagaatgttatagctgggccttagagctttccatcaataccaaacttaaggtcccccgacccccctgacccaagctataagggtccaaaaaaaaattcttaaaatggccataactccggttctaattgtcagaatttaaaaaatgggggctttttggaaagctctcgtgaaatgccacttccccttctaacatcgcaagttcataaaaccaccgctaggggcgctttttttaaaaagaaaatttttaaatcttaaaagttaaataactcaaaaattccttatgcaatcgggctgaaaatttagtatgttgtagccgttgattatacctatcaaacaaaaaaaaccttaagtcgatccataacccctgacccaagctataaggggtcaaagttcgaatattgaccggcctctatctccggttctaattaacatagcgacctaaattttacctttttggtttcgtctcgatgagcactttcagatggatgttccaaaagtccacataggtggcgctgtgatagcgtcaaaattcatcgaaattcaaagtcacttttctcaaaaacggcattgtgcaagttaatgaaattttagtatgttgtagcccagtccaggacgtttccaaaatggtgcgtaagtgcgctgtggtttcaatagaaccggagatatgaggggtcaaagttcacgaaattcaaaaaatcatatctccggttctatgtgaccgattttgatgaatgagggcttaaacgaaagatctcaccaaatgctacaactttctaaaatatttgaacttcgtgggaccaacaccaggggcgccacagtcgaaaaaccaatttcaatatcacataacctcaattatctcgactgtcgctgaacctattttgatgattacttcgacataattgtagagtacatttgtctctacatttcgttcatacatcattttccgctcaaactacgctatcactccgattttgccgtttaagtgtgaaaaaattgatttttcccataataacgctttgaaatcactcagatgccaatttgactgcctctactccaccaagacacttaaaataggattttaaatgtaaagtcccacaaaagacaacaattctttgatatagttgaagttcaacaaatgactacttggggcactctggatgaaaaaaaaacgagttaagaaacaaaaaacctcgcttatcttggcttctgagtaatcgatgagatcatgttctatgggaaaattatagagaacattctgatctacatttcacccatatatcacttttctttcagttcatccaaatccttgatattttggtttaaatacaaaatttgtataatttcactaatttgattcaagataactgaatggcgtctcccaacttcagctccaaatcgaatttgcatgcactccgagttagctcacgttaagaatctcacctacataagccggttaggattatctgtccctttccttTCACGCTCTGCTTAGTTTCGTTCGTtgcaagacttatagaaatagAAGTTCCGGCTTCTACAACATTCTTTATTGAGCTTTTCCATTCAAAAGAAATTATCTACTTGTAATCTTACAAATCTACGCTTAAAATTCAGGTTTTGTACAGGTATATTAGAATGTACAACAATACAGTGGAATGTACTGTCAGAAAAAAATACGATAGAACAATAAAcccaaaataattcaatttattttctcaatttttattttaaattataaacaaTACTTTTTCTTGCAAGGAAAGAAATAAATCTAGAACTAAAATTTTTTGTTGTGGGAATAAACTGATCAAACGATTCAATGGTAGAAgattccggaaatcgtcgggaaactacaatcactcagggaaacacatcaattatctcagagctttcgactcggtctccaagccttcatcagtggtcaaatcttattgtaaatttttcttcTGAGACTCGTTTTCATGGACTCAGACCGAAATCCGAAACGATTTATTAAGGGGGCTCTCCAAAATAGGAACACAAAAAATTATCTGTTTTCGCAATTTTTGGCGGAAAAGGAAACGATCAAGCTTCTTGAAATTTCTGGTACAGATTCATTTCATATAgggaaatgtaggcatggttcgcacaaagtgaaccttcaaaagatgccaattttctctttgtttgcaaagagctgacttaccatttctcatctcgtttcattaTCTTAATacttatctatcttatggttaagaaatgacgaactagttctttgcaaacaaagagaaaatttgcgttgtttgaaggtttactcttgcaaaccatgccaacattgCTGTATAGTTATAGTGCTTAAATAAAGTTGCTTTCGTCTGTGTATATTCGGAAGTACTTCTAATtggcttctgaaatttttattgcatagatagtttatttatttattcaaccaataaaaaatatagatttctTTTTTGTGTTGTAATTACGAGAACTCCCTTACAGATTAAATCCAAACTTTTAAGAGCACGTTTCTATAAACTGAATCTATTTTCTtggacaaaattaattaatttaattaaattattaaattaattcattaatttttgtacaaattatcttgggtcagtaaaatattccatttgtGTCAGTAAAATAAGTAAAACCAAGTAAAACTGATCATATGTGACCTAACACCTTATCTGAGACTTAAAGTGATGATACGAATTATAATTTCTTAAttcctatagggtaagtgtgccaaattttggcatagttgcatgcaagcgccaaagtcttaagtttaaaatgtaatatttttaatacaaattgatttttgttatttcttttaataaggagtggtgcttggaatcttgtagacagtctatcgtcttcattttctctattttcttatttaatacatttcaaaataaataaaaatgtagacatggcattggtggcctattccggccaccttaattctcatagtgCCTTTCCCTTCCGGATTTTTTCCAATGTCTCTTTCAGATGATCTTGTTCGTCaaaacgacattttttgttattttttgcattgtaaaatcactagagtatgcaaaaaccaaaaaattatggaaatacgataaacaaaaatgtggccgaaattgcaagctggccggaatttggcacatttaccctactttacTGCTCGATCTCAAAtagagagaaattaatcgtcttttttttcaacttgtcaccatcctggagcttaaacagtaagtgatatcaacttccggtcttgaATGACCCCcgataaataaaacaatatctCAAGACGTCTTTTTTCTTCCCCCTCACCGCCCTCCGGTTTACGGAATCTTCGTATATTTCGTATTTTATATGTTCGTATTGGACATTTTGGTAAATACGAAATATCCTAGAATACGAAGTGTCCGCAGTATCAATTGTgaaatacgaacatgtaaaatacgaaatgttaCTACAAGGTTTAGTTTCCTGCTTATTAGAGTAACTTCGCTTAATGTTTTATTAGAAATACTGCAGTTTAACTATTTGATTTAACAGTTTATTATAGATTTTCCTAAAGAAAAATTTCCTTAGCTTTATAAAACATGACGATATGACTCATCCCCAAAGTATAATTCCCTTTTCTGTATTTGTTGagtctttaaatttaatatcaaatattccacaaaatatcaATATAAAGAAATATCCATTAAACCTTCtgcaaaatttgcattttcagaaattgttttgaaaaaaaaatcattgaaatttaaattacaaatgCATATTTTCAATCAACTTGTATTTTTCTGAAACTTCCCACGATCGCTGAGTCGAGATCAGCATCGTAACTGTTGCCAAAGTTGAGATCACTGTCTGATACTTCAATATCGAAGTCATTGAGGGCAAGAATTTCTTCGCGGTGCTTCTCAGCCAATTCCATAAGTTTTTTCGCCATTTCCTGACGTGACATTTTTCCTCCGCAATCTGAAGGCAGAACATCTCGCCCCAAATCATCGTGAACGTTCTCCCAGTTTTTCACCATCTTAAAGACAAATCAACAGGTGATTATTggcaagataaaacaaaaaTCACTGATATCGCTTACGTAAATGCGATCCCTAAGCTTTTCACTGAGACATGAAGTAACGAGCTTTGAGAATGCCAGAGAGAAAGCTGGCATATTAACGAAGAAAAAAGCTCCATGACGCAATGGGAAGGTCTTCTGCCAGCATCGAGTAAAATTCTTGATTTGATTAACTGTCCACATTCCGATAAAGGGTAGTGTAAGCTTTGCCCAATCCATCACGTGAGCAATCCCACAGATTTGAGCTCTTTCATTGAGGCTTGCAAGTTCGAGGATCAGGTTTGTAGCCCTAATGCCATCTACAGTGGTGTACTTGTTGACGTCATAGTGTTCAGGATCGAAAGTGATTACCAAACGTCCATGTTTATCAGGTTTCGGCAACACCATAACACTCCCAGATGAGATAAAATGATGAATGACTGGATCATCCAGGCAGAGATTGTCAAAGAGTTCAGGAAGAACTTTTCGAGTTGTGAGATATTTCTCGAGAAGTTGGCATGCATCTGGCACGGAAAATTTCTTTGTTCTGAGAAATCTCATCAAAAAATTCGCATCCATTCGACACTTTTTGATCTTTGGATGTTTCTTAATCCACTCCCTGAACTGATCGAGAGCCTGATCTCGTAGATTTTCATCTTCACGCAAATTTTTCCAAGCTTCTTTCTTCAACTCCTCACTTAACTGGCACTCATATCTATCGTATTTCTCTTCCATAATTCAGGAAAGATTCTTATTTAATGCCACAAAGATATATCGACCACTGCACAACTTTTCGGCACTCAACTCTTTTTGAGGTGTTAATCAAACAGCCGTAAATGGAAGACTGAGACCTGTTTAACCAGCCAAAGAAATGAAAGATgaaaaaattgctttaaaattgCCCAggccttttatttttattgcttcgCGCATCTTTCAACATTTGTGAGAATTGTTATAATGGGGGAAGAATACTTGTTCCGAATAATTCATGAGCAAAAAAATTACACCATTTAATTGGTCTTCagaattaatatttcaattccCATATCGTTTAtctaataataattcaaaagtTACTTAATTATCTATATTAGGTATTATTCTTTTGTGGTGATACCTATTTTAGAATTGAAACATCAATATCTTTTTGTTAGATAATTCTTATGTTAACATCAAAAAATAtaccaataaaatttaaaggtcAAGCTTTAACTTTGTATGGGTTAAAGACAATTCTTCTGGGCAAGATTTCAGTCGAAACACTGAGATTAAAGATCATTGACATAAAACCATTAATCACTTTGCTCAGAAGAAATTCAGGTGCTCAATCTTTGTGGCAAAAATCTggttgaaaacttttttttgctgtATGCGATACATGTATACCACAAACTATAGAactcaaaaatgaaaattaatattgcaagaaaaataaataaattcattaaaagaattttcaaataaggAGTCTCAAAGAATAATCTTGGGGTTATTTCCTAAATCAATAAAACGTATTCTTACTGAAGCTATAAGTGTTTAAGAAAAAGTATTATAATTTATTCCACAAAGCAAATgaattacaaaaataatatcATATGATCAAGGTGAGTGAACAACACACAACACTTTGTTCATTTAACTCAGTTTATTTTCACACTGAATacgacaaattattttttattgatttttattgaattttgaaaaaaaatgtccattGGGTCAGATCACTTGCTCCAATTCACCTTTTAAACCTTAACTAAACAAGAAAGAAATCTATATGCCAAATTCagctttttgaaaattacttaaaGAGCGTGTTTCTTGTAAATTTagcgaaaaataaattttcgacagaaacgtaggggaaagcgcactaccttcggacgatttatgcttcgcaaaaattactttttttaatgtgttataaatggaTTTGGCCCATTACAATATTATAttctaatagctagtccaatgcttcaaattttcagaaaaaactaTGGGTGAAATCTATAAGGAACGTAGAGAAAAAAtagaattgtccgaagcttgaatcgtccgaaggtagcgcgctttcccctaaaggaataaaaattttatcggTTTGGAAACATACATTGTAGAAGCATTTAAAGCTCCTCTTGATACCATTTAATGACATTTGTTGATGTTTCTCAAAAATTTCTGTGTAAACGCAAATTATATCCAAAAATGTTAAAAGATAGAAACttgattttttatataatgattttcggccaatgaattagtttttaagaagttgaaacacgggattttgacctttgatcttctcctcctttattccttgccTAGGCAatgaataaaggaggagaagatcaaaggtcaaaatcccttgattttttattttaaattgtgctAAACATTATATTTAAGTTAAAATAAAGTTTATGTTTAAGTAGAAGAAGATATTAGAGGTCGAATAATTTCATTTGAACCACTAtcggtattttttaaatttgtatcgAGTACCCTTGTACCTACCTGCATAGCAAGTTCTCTTTTTTATATGTGGCTATTTGAAGCCCAGTTCCTTTTATTTAGCTCACAGAGCCGATAGGGACAAGTTATTTAGACTGAAAGCTTTATTCCTCCACAGAGATCAGTAACTTCCAAAGGGGGAACAGTTCccaatttttatattatttcgcGTAACGGTCGCAAATGCAGAGATATTGCCATATGTGTTTGTATGTCAAGATGAGCTTTGGCTTCAACTCCACAGGCCACAAACCAGGAGGGTGCTTGAACCCTTCACAATTCCAGCAGTCCAAAACTCTATAGACTTTTTGCACTGCCTGCACTTCCTACAATTacttaaattgaaatgaatGGGTTTTGAAAATGTAGCCAGTGAGATtttgattttccttttttaaaattgattgatgttcattttacattattttattagtGCTAATAGTGAAACATATTTTAGATTCTGTTTAAAATTCTGCAACTGGATCACGTATTTCGTGCAAGAATAAACATTTTGTGAGCGCCTTCCAGTCAGTGAGGAAATATTTACTATTTCGGACATATCTCCTATCTAAAAGTTTTGTGTATCGTCAAACTACCTTGAACTTCAGTCCATAATAACCTTCTTCAATCaacttcaattttcctgaaGCTTCCAACAATTGCAGAATCGAGATCGGCATCGTGTGTATTTCCAAAATTCACCTCATTCTCCGATGATTCAATGTCAAAGTCATTGAGTGTTAGAATTTCATCACGGTATTTATAAGCGCGCTTTTTGAAGGCCTCAAACACATCAGAATTGGGAATTTTCCCGCCAAATTCCCTAGGCAAGACAGATTCGCCGAGATCTTTTCTAACAATATCCCATCCATCGACGACCTAAGTATTCAAAAGATTTAAAAGAACTTCTCTCCAGTGTATTGTTTAACATACCTCAAGTTC encodes the following:
- the LOC129807683 gene encoding clavesin-2-like, which encodes MGSQIKFKENEILRKQAISQLKEWISKHPKIKECRTDDKFLLRFLRTKKFSVLEACELLENYLTIRKTLPQLFETLNCELPELKYFFDNNCVFVLPNTDKEGRPVIFYQVGNFTVDKCSAVNSLRICNLTFEHLTIDEHSQTNGVVMVIDCTNQNLAYTSIWTPPRLKDFAQCLQKAFPLRFQKIFFVNMPSFASALFQILLTFLSTKLRSRIKIVNKWDEVFQELGSEIFPKEIGGKLTSNEIVKEFKMRLLESREEILAVSSMDIEVSKNTVNFGNSYDADLDTAIVGSFRKIAVD
- the LOC129805778 gene encoding clavesin-2-like is translated as MEEKYDRYECQLSEELKKEAWKNLREDENLRDQALDQFREWIKKHPKIKKCRMDANFLMRFLRTKKFSVPDACQLLEKYLTTRKVLPELFDNLCLDDPVIHHFISSGSVMVLPKPDKHGRLVITFDPEHYDVNKYTTVDGIRATNLILELASLNERAQICGIAHVMDWAKLTLPFIGMWTVNQIKNFTRCWQKTFPLRHGAFFFVNMPAFSLAFSKLVTSCLSEKLRDRIYMVKNWENVHDDLGRDVLPSDCGGKMSRQEMAKKLMELAEKHREEILALNDFDIEVSDSDLNFGNSYDADLDSAIVGSFRKIQVD